The following proteins are encoded in a genomic region of Ostrea edulis chromosome 7, xbOstEdul1.1, whole genome shotgun sequence:
- the LOC125654973 gene encoding nischarin-like isoform X2 — MTQLKFDLSLFKSLQCLESECCHVSNILGIEIIKETLEKVSIRQGLTFIRDLILNGLRQWKAEDGTVLVTHWDNLVEADFSHNSIKEIDDSVQLIPRVEVLDMSHNRLSGIQHLNWLSQLTQLDVSNNEIKELDALHTKIGNLKILNLSGNKLESLKGLSKLYSLETLDVRNNNLSQVSEVQYVCCLPCIENLYLQGNPVKHVLDYRTKILEQCGDRVLEVRLDDVKPTQKELDTVAVLQAIRKSRENKAKIDTTRKLSASELQSASSSRQSSLSGTDGKLPSRQELGWSTHGSFSATPPLVSGEESSTVDVSANSSRSGSSTSQMEDRSCHTSRSSFSGSEGDSKGEQRPRYRTLSQDDIPNTTTIAINSLPTHLDQGFMAWTQERLFGKDSKPGAIVEQVLNVLWCGVIQFTRQESMVPCCAVLSQRRVFILRLKPGESGYPGVPDLETFYILPLCNVQQIVIGPCYSYIRLEESFVGASGTFTLIVADPDDGKSFSDGITSAYNDGDFGPLNLLNCSQNSDLASHIFSLEDLEGLCTGRIAYGMFVTIAGVDQSSLLILSENKVYLVHIDCLFWPRPSFLSVLEDIKNPNFTFLQHHSITTKMSDIKMNVKLKLSSRSKKTVNVDTKPIQFEKYGLSIIFHELVGPVGMHLYFFSTKARDGFLDRLTNLRSEHAHRLSPTIREEPEGGNESSDSLDNITNASLPPVSPQQDQQAHVVLKEDNSPRDETAPEDIEHEFLAGNMADDNIIQPGKTRSATVPEFMLKIASDDKSKAEAVEIDYLTDELCNQLTKSIQNYTLAKEIPSKLKVLSNMTGRELAQYFHSDIAMIGVDYEQLHFVLWSVVIPYNRPHSEIISCVMLSTKAVYFVSNQLVKSPMKERQSWMTHTRHKSDSIVLGQQSVQTDHHHTSGIIHNSQHGTIIRPFLILQYSDLHQVNVGLFDQCVRLTGYDKHTVNTLVTRDSAVTEKFLHQLTTMLSIFTSSPMLESSTSDLEQDFYRAFERRTKTVVDGMEYVHPSKVQFIYPGEDVMSDLLFIITEHLKLPVSAKRKADILMYLIIYVATEEHHAGSVDHVESRSMVLTNQYLCFIVEDLIDYPIPDFARGLPNSPRYRVTNTVKVSHLKRVLMFKDNEHKLSLIFSDEVDEINVDTSSDHFSMENNSSGRLSPPEIETTVLIQSPRDMNKFMLLLKNQWREVQDGDELEVHVL, encoded by the exons ATGACTCAGCTTAAGTTTGACTTGTCACTGTTTAAATCTCTACAATGTCTAGAG TCTGAGTGCTGTCATGTCTCCAACATCCTGGGAATAGAAATTATAAAGGAAACTCTGGAGAAAGTCAGCATACGACAGGGACTGACCTTTATCAGG GACTTAATACTGAATGGCTTGAGACAGTGGAAGGCTGAGGATGGGACGGTACTAGTGACTCACTGGGACAATCTGGTGGAGGCCGACTTCAGTCACAACTCCATCAAGGAGATTGATGATAGCGTG CAATTGATTCCGCGGGTGGAGGTGTTGGATATGAGTCATAATCGACTGTCAGGGATCCAGCACCTGAACTGGCTCAGCCAACTGACTCAGCTTGATGTCTCAAACAACGAGATCAAAGAGTTAGACGCGCTGCACACCAAGATAGGCAATCTCAAAATACTCAACCTCTCTGGGAACAAACTGGAGAGTTTAAAAG GTCTATCAAAGCTGTATTCATTAGAAACTCTGGATGTAAGGAACAACAATCTGTCACAG GTGAGTGAGGTGCAGTATGTTTGTTGCCTCCCCTGCATTGAGAACCTGTACCTTCAGGGGAATCCCGTGAAACACGTCCTTGACTACCGAACCAAGATCCTGGAGCAGTGTGGGGACCGAGTATTGGAG GTGAGGCTGGACGACGTAAAGCCAACCCAGAAGGAACTGGACACAGTGGCTGTGTTACAGGCCATCAGGAAGTCCCGAGAAAACAAGGCCAAAATAGACACCACCAGAAAG CTTTCAGCGAGTGAACTTCAATCAGCCAGCAGTTCTAGACAATCCAGTTTGTCCGGTACTGACGGAAAACTGCCATCAAGACAAG AGCTAGGTTGGAGCACACATGGTTCTTTCAGTGCCACACCCCCTTTAGTATCAGGTGAGGAATCTTCAACCGTGGATGTTTCCGCTAACTCCTCACGATCTGGATCTAGCACAAGTCAAATGGAG GACCGTAGCTGCCACACCAGCAGATCCAGTTTTTCAGGAAGTGAAGGGGACAGTAAGGG aGAACAGAGACCTCGATACCGGACGTTGTCCCAAGATGACATCCCCAACACCACCACCATCGCCATCAACTCACTGCCCACCCACCTTGACCAAGGTTTTATGGCCTGGACACAGGAGAGACTCTTTGGTAAAGACTCAAAACCTGGAGCTATTGTGGAACAAGTCTTAAATGTGTTGTGGTGTGGGGTCATTCAATTCACACGACAGGAGTCCATGGTGCCCTGTTGTGCGGTTCTGTCCCAGAGACGAGTCTTCATTCTTCGTCTGAAGCCTGGAGAGAGTGGGTATCCTGGTGTCCCAGACTTGGAGACATTTTACATACTTCCTCTCTGTAATGTACAGCAGATTGTGATTGGTCCATGCTATAGTTACATCAGACTGGAGGAGTCTTTCGTTGGGGCGAGTGGTACCTTCACACTCATTGTAGCAGACCCTGATGACGGGAAGTCGTTTTCTGACGGCATCACTTCAGCTTATAATGATGGGGATTTCGGTCCTCTTAATCTTTTAAACTGTTCACAAAACTCAGATTTAGCCTCTCACATTTTTTCTTTGGAGGATTTGGAAGGTCTCTGCACAGGTAGAATAGCATATGGAATGTTTGTAACCATTGCAGGTGTGGACCAATCCAGTCTTCTCATCTTGTCAGAAAACAAGGTTTATCTTGTCCATATTGACTGTCTTTTCTGGCCCAGGCCTTCTTTCCTAAGTGTACTCGAAGACATCAAAAATCCAAACTTTACATTCCTTCAGCACCATTCCATCACAACCAAAATGAGTGACATTAAAATGAATGTGAAACTGAAACTATCTTCTAGGTCCAAGAAAACTGTAAATGTGGACACAAAACCAATACAGTTTGAAAAATATGGTTTGTCCATAATCTTCCACGAATTGGTAGGTCCCGTTGGTATGCATTTATACTTCTTCTCAACAAAAGCCAGGGATGGATTTCTAGATAGGTTGACGAATTTGAGATCTGAGCATGCTCACAGATTGTCGCCAACGATACGCGAGGAACCAGAAGGGGGAAATGAGTCTTCGGACAGCCTGGACAATATAACAAACGCCAGTCTGCCCCCTGTATCTCCTCAACAGGATCAACAGGCTCATGTAGTATTGAAAGAAGACAATTCACCGAGAGATGAAACTGCCCCAGAAGACATAGAACATGAATTTCTGGCTGGAAACATGGCAGACGATAACATCATACAGCCTGGTAAAACTCGGTCAGCTACAGTTCCAGAGTTTATGCTGAAAATAGCATCTGATGATAAAAGCAAAGCAGAAGCAGTGGAGATTGATTATCTGACAGATGAACTCTGTAATCAGCTTACAAAATCCATACAAAATTATACCTTAGCCAAGGAAATTCCCTCAAAACTGAAGGTTCTTAGCAATATGACTGGAAGAGAGCTAGCACAGTATTTCCACAGCGACATCGCAATGATAGGAGTAGATTATGAACAACTTCACTTTGTGCTCTGGTCGGTTGTCATCCCGTACAATCGCCCTCATTCAGAAATCATATCCTGTGTGATGCTGAGCACCAAAGCTGTGTACTTTGTCTCAAACCAGTTGGTCAAGTCCCCCATGAAGGAGAGACAGTCCTGGATGACCCACACTCGCCACAAGTCCGACTCCATAGTCCTGGGTCAGCAGTCAGTCCAAACGGACCACCACCACACGTCGGGAATCATACACAACAGCCAGCACGGGACGATCATCCGACCTTTCCTCATTCTGCAGTACTCCGACCTCCACCAGGTGAACGTGGGATTGTTCGATCAGTGCGTGAGACTGACTGGATATGACAAACACACGGTCAACACACTAGTAACCCGTGATAGCGCTGTCACCGAGAAGTTTCTACATCAGCTCACTACGATGCTGTCAATTTTCACGTCTTCACCCATGCTGGAGAGCAGTACGTCTGACCTTGAACAAGATTTTTACAGAGCATTTGAGAGAAGAACAAAGACTGTTGTGGATGGGATGGAGTACGTGCACCCCAGCAAAGTTCAGTTTATTTATCCCGGGGAAGATGTTATGTCCGATCTGTTATTCATAATTACAGAACATCTCAAACTGCCTGTGTCGGCCAAACGTAAAGCGGACATATtgatgtatttaattatttacgtTGCGACAGAGGAACATCACGCAGGATCGGTAGATCATGTGGAATCCCGCAGCATGGTGTTGACCAATCAGTATCTCTGTTTCATTGTGGAAGATTTGATTGACTACCCCATTCCAGATTTTGCCCGAGGACTTCCGAATTCTCCTAGATACAGAGTCACTAACACGGTGAAAGTCAGTCACCTGAAGCGAGTCTTGATGTTTAAAGACAATGAACACAAACTTAGTCTGATATTCTCTGACGAAGTAGATGAAATCAATGTGGATACGTCTTCAGATCATTTTAGTATGGAAAATAATTCTAGTGGCCGTCTTTCCCCTCCGGAGATAGAAACCACAGTCCTCATTCAGAGCCCCAGGGACATGAACAAATTCATGTTGCTTCTCAAAAACCAGTGGCGGGAAGTGCAAGATGGCGATGAGCTCGAGGTTCATGTTCTGTAA
- the LOC130046468 gene encoding fibropellin-3-like, with the protein MITNERYFSFFTDTDECLSSPCVHGTCTDAINSFSCFCEAGYTGSLCEKDIGDCVGFPCQNGTCLDFINNYTCTCDDGYAGYNCDIDIDECLSSPCVHGTCSDAINSFSCFCETGYTGFLCEKGK; encoded by the exons ATGATCACAAATGAGAGATATTTCTCTTTCTTCACAGATACTGATGAATGTTTAAGCTCGCCCTGTGTACACGGGACATGTACTGACGCCATTAACAGTTTCTCTTGTTTCTGTGAGGCAGGATACACGGGTTCTCTGTGTGAGAAAG ATATTGGTGATTGCGTGGGATTTCCGTGTCAGAATGGTACATGTTTGGATTTTATTAATAATTACACGTGTACTTGTGATGATGGATATGCCGGCTATAACTGTGATATAG ATATTGATGAATGTTTAAGCTCGCCTTGTGTACACGGGACATGTAGTGACGCCATTAACAGTTTCTCTTGTTTCTGTGAGACAGGATACACGGGTTTTCTGTGTGAGAAAGGTAAATAA
- the LOC130046492 gene encoding delta-like protein 1, with protein sequence MGFFIFLFLYFHLCKGTLTEGEQVRLECPEGQYVDFTYARYFNGGCGANITSKLQINCCNQTSCLVQATNGWLGIDPCYGYQKTLEWNMVCQDNLGLCRNHPCGNGTCTNNCVFYTCTCFPGFNGSSCEIDIDDCLGSPCQNGTCLDFINNYTCTCDEGYAGYNCDIGELYSSIRRFPMFHSI encoded by the exons AtgggattttttatttttctctttttataCTTTCATTTATGTAAAG GAACACTGACTGAAGGTGAGCAAGTTCGCCTTGAATGTCCAGAAGGACAGTATGTGGATTTCACTTATGCAAGATATTTCAACGGCGGATGCGGAGCAAATATCACGAGTAAACTTCAAATCAATTGTTGCAACCAAACGTCGTGTTTAGTCCAAGCAACCAATGGGTGGCTTGGGATCGACCCCTGTTATGGCTATCAAAAGACCCTTGAGTGGAACATGGTTTGTCAAG ATAATCTCGGATTGTGCAGAAACCATCCGTGTGGAAATGGAACATGTACCAATAACTGTGTGTTCTATACATGCACGTGTTTTCCAGGATTCAACGGAAGCAGTTGTGAAATCG ATATTGATGATTGCTTGGGATCCCCATGTCAGAATGGTACATGTTTGGATTTTATTAATAATTACACGTGTACTTGTGATGAGGGATATGCCGGCTATAACTGTGATATAGGCGAGTTGTATTCTAGTATTAGACGTTTTCCTATGTTTCATAGCATCTAG
- the LOC125654973 gene encoding nischarin-like isoform X1 → MAHFGKDVDNFSATRTIRIVGAETNEKFTTYTIEVAVGHYVWKVKHRYNDFHELHDQLVYSCKVDKSLLPPKKVFGNQSESFIKKRQSDLEAYLQTILYYLAHKVPPALAAFLHFDKYEIHGITQCMAEELYNRGDILLQSRDLYTVTPLQLFSLTERLKLPEPTCDSGDVKKDIGHILDFITRVKCLKVAGSRERVGTSNIDMTQLKFDLSLFKSLQCLESECCHVSNILGIEIIKETLEKVSIRQGLTFIRDLILNGLRQWKAEDGTVLVTHWDNLVEADFSHNSIKEIDDSVQLIPRVEVLDMSHNRLSGIQHLNWLSQLTQLDVSNNEIKELDALHTKIGNLKILNLSGNKLESLKGLSKLYSLETLDVRNNNLSQVSEVQYVCCLPCIENLYLQGNPVKHVLDYRTKILEQCGDRVLEVRLDDVKPTQKELDTVAVLQAIRKSRENKAKIDTTRKLSASELQSASSSRQSSLSGTDGKLPSRQELGWSTHGSFSATPPLVSGEESSTVDVSANSSRSGSSTSQMEDRSCHTSRSSFSGSEGDSKGEQRPRYRTLSQDDIPNTTTIAINSLPTHLDQGFMAWTQERLFGKDSKPGAIVEQVLNVLWCGVIQFTRQESMVPCCAVLSQRRVFILRLKPGESGYPGVPDLETFYILPLCNVQQIVIGPCYSYIRLEESFVGASGTFTLIVADPDDGKSFSDGITSAYNDGDFGPLNLLNCSQNSDLASHIFSLEDLEGLCTGRIAYGMFVTIAGVDQSSLLILSENKVYLVHIDCLFWPRPSFLSVLEDIKNPNFTFLQHHSITTKMSDIKMNVKLKLSSRSKKTVNVDTKPIQFEKYGLSIIFHELVGPVGMHLYFFSTKARDGFLDRLTNLRSEHAHRLSPTIREEPEGGNESSDSLDNITNASLPPVSPQQDQQAHVVLKEDNSPRDETAPEDIEHEFLAGNMADDNIIQPGKTRSATVPEFMLKIASDDKSKAEAVEIDYLTDELCNQLTKSIQNYTLAKEIPSKLKVLSNMTGRELAQYFHSDIAMIGVDYEQLHFVLWSVVIPYNRPHSEIISCVMLSTKAVYFVSNQLVKSPMKERQSWMTHTRHKSDSIVLGQQSVQTDHHHTSGIIHNSQHGTIIRPFLILQYSDLHQVNVGLFDQCVRLTGYDKHTVNTLVTRDSAVTEKFLHQLTTMLSIFTSSPMLESSTSDLEQDFYRAFERRTKTVVDGMEYVHPSKVQFIYPGEDVMSDLLFIITEHLKLPVSAKRKADILMYLIIYVATEEHHAGSVDHVESRSMVLTNQYLCFIVEDLIDYPIPDFARGLPNSPRYRVTNTVKVSHLKRVLMFKDNEHKLSLIFSDEVDEINVDTSSDHFSMENNSSGRLSPPEIETTVLIQSPRDMNKFMLLLKNQWREVQDGDELEVHVL, encoded by the exons ATGGCGCATTTTGGAAAAGACGTGGACAATTTCAGCGCCACGAGAACTATCAGGATTGTTGGTGCtgaaactaatgaaaaattcacA ACATACACAATAGAAGTAGCGGTTGGACACTATGTTTGGAAAGTGAAGCATCGCTACAACGATTTCCATGAACTACACGATCAA CTGGTATATTCCTGCAAAGTTGACAAAAGCCTTTTACCTCCAAAGAAGGTCTTCGGGAACCAGAGTGAATCGTTTATAAAAAAGCGTCAATCAGACTTGGAGGCGTATCTACAGACCATTCTGTATTACCTCGCCCACAAAGTCCCACCTGCCTTGGCCGCATTCCTGCACTTTGACAAATAT GAGATACATGGCATCACTCAGTGTATGGCGGAGGAACTATACAACAGAG GTGATATCCTCCTACAGTCCCGGGACTTGTATACAGTGACTCCTCTACAGTTGTTTTCCCTGACAGAGAGACTCAAACTCCCCGAGCCTACATGTG ACAGCGGTGATGTGAAGAAAGACATAGGACATATTTTGGATTTCATCACACGAGTGAAGTGCTTAAAG GTTGCAGGGAGCCGGGAGAGAGTGGGAACCAGCAACATTGACATGACTCAGCTTAAGTTTGACTTGTCACTGTTTAAATCTCTACAATGTCTAGAG TCTGAGTGCTGTCATGTCTCCAACATCCTGGGAATAGAAATTATAAAGGAAACTCTGGAGAAAGTCAGCATACGACAGGGACTGACCTTTATCAGG GACTTAATACTGAATGGCTTGAGACAGTGGAAGGCTGAGGATGGGACGGTACTAGTGACTCACTGGGACAATCTGGTGGAGGCCGACTTCAGTCACAACTCCATCAAGGAGATTGATGATAGCGTG CAATTGATTCCGCGGGTGGAGGTGTTGGATATGAGTCATAATCGACTGTCAGGGATCCAGCACCTGAACTGGCTCAGCCAACTGACTCAGCTTGATGTCTCAAACAACGAGATCAAAGAGTTAGACGCGCTGCACACCAAGATAGGCAATCTCAAAATACTCAACCTCTCTGGGAACAAACTGGAGAGTTTAAAAG GTCTATCAAAGCTGTATTCATTAGAAACTCTGGATGTAAGGAACAACAATCTGTCACAG GTGAGTGAGGTGCAGTATGTTTGTTGCCTCCCCTGCATTGAGAACCTGTACCTTCAGGGGAATCCCGTGAAACACGTCCTTGACTACCGAACCAAGATCCTGGAGCAGTGTGGGGACCGAGTATTGGAG GTGAGGCTGGACGACGTAAAGCCAACCCAGAAGGAACTGGACACAGTGGCTGTGTTACAGGCCATCAGGAAGTCCCGAGAAAACAAGGCCAAAATAGACACCACCAGAAAG CTTTCAGCGAGTGAACTTCAATCAGCCAGCAGTTCTAGACAATCCAGTTTGTCCGGTACTGACGGAAAACTGCCATCAAGACAAG AGCTAGGTTGGAGCACACATGGTTCTTTCAGTGCCACACCCCCTTTAGTATCAGGTGAGGAATCTTCAACCGTGGATGTTTCCGCTAACTCCTCACGATCTGGATCTAGCACAAGTCAAATGGAG GACCGTAGCTGCCACACCAGCAGATCCAGTTTTTCAGGAAGTGAAGGGGACAGTAAGGG aGAACAGAGACCTCGATACCGGACGTTGTCCCAAGATGACATCCCCAACACCACCACCATCGCCATCAACTCACTGCCCACCCACCTTGACCAAGGTTTTATGGCCTGGACACAGGAGAGACTCTTTGGTAAAGACTCAAAACCTGGAGCTATTGTGGAACAAGTCTTAAATGTGTTGTGGTGTGGGGTCATTCAATTCACACGACAGGAGTCCATGGTGCCCTGTTGTGCGGTTCTGTCCCAGAGACGAGTCTTCATTCTTCGTCTGAAGCCTGGAGAGAGTGGGTATCCTGGTGTCCCAGACTTGGAGACATTTTACATACTTCCTCTCTGTAATGTACAGCAGATTGTGATTGGTCCATGCTATAGTTACATCAGACTGGAGGAGTCTTTCGTTGGGGCGAGTGGTACCTTCACACTCATTGTAGCAGACCCTGATGACGGGAAGTCGTTTTCTGACGGCATCACTTCAGCTTATAATGATGGGGATTTCGGTCCTCTTAATCTTTTAAACTGTTCACAAAACTCAGATTTAGCCTCTCACATTTTTTCTTTGGAGGATTTGGAAGGTCTCTGCACAGGTAGAATAGCATATGGAATGTTTGTAACCATTGCAGGTGTGGACCAATCCAGTCTTCTCATCTTGTCAGAAAACAAGGTTTATCTTGTCCATATTGACTGTCTTTTCTGGCCCAGGCCTTCTTTCCTAAGTGTACTCGAAGACATCAAAAATCCAAACTTTACATTCCTTCAGCACCATTCCATCACAACCAAAATGAGTGACATTAAAATGAATGTGAAACTGAAACTATCTTCTAGGTCCAAGAAAACTGTAAATGTGGACACAAAACCAATACAGTTTGAAAAATATGGTTTGTCCATAATCTTCCACGAATTGGTAGGTCCCGTTGGTATGCATTTATACTTCTTCTCAACAAAAGCCAGGGATGGATTTCTAGATAGGTTGACGAATTTGAGATCTGAGCATGCTCACAGATTGTCGCCAACGATACGCGAGGAACCAGAAGGGGGAAATGAGTCTTCGGACAGCCTGGACAATATAACAAACGCCAGTCTGCCCCCTGTATCTCCTCAACAGGATCAACAGGCTCATGTAGTATTGAAAGAAGACAATTCACCGAGAGATGAAACTGCCCCAGAAGACATAGAACATGAATTTCTGGCTGGAAACATGGCAGACGATAACATCATACAGCCTGGTAAAACTCGGTCAGCTACAGTTCCAGAGTTTATGCTGAAAATAGCATCTGATGATAAAAGCAAAGCAGAAGCAGTGGAGATTGATTATCTGACAGATGAACTCTGTAATCAGCTTACAAAATCCATACAAAATTATACCTTAGCCAAGGAAATTCCCTCAAAACTGAAGGTTCTTAGCAATATGACTGGAAGAGAGCTAGCACAGTATTTCCACAGCGACATCGCAATGATAGGAGTAGATTATGAACAACTTCACTTTGTGCTCTGGTCGGTTGTCATCCCGTACAATCGCCCTCATTCAGAAATCATATCCTGTGTGATGCTGAGCACCAAAGCTGTGTACTTTGTCTCAAACCAGTTGGTCAAGTCCCCCATGAAGGAGAGACAGTCCTGGATGACCCACACTCGCCACAAGTCCGACTCCATAGTCCTGGGTCAGCAGTCAGTCCAAACGGACCACCACCACACGTCGGGAATCATACACAACAGCCAGCACGGGACGATCATCCGACCTTTCCTCATTCTGCAGTACTCCGACCTCCACCAGGTGAACGTGGGATTGTTCGATCAGTGCGTGAGACTGACTGGATATGACAAACACACGGTCAACACACTAGTAACCCGTGATAGCGCTGTCACCGAGAAGTTTCTACATCAGCTCACTACGATGCTGTCAATTTTCACGTCTTCACCCATGCTGGAGAGCAGTACGTCTGACCTTGAACAAGATTTTTACAGAGCATTTGAGAGAAGAACAAAGACTGTTGTGGATGGGATGGAGTACGTGCACCCCAGCAAAGTTCAGTTTATTTATCCCGGGGAAGATGTTATGTCCGATCTGTTATTCATAATTACAGAACATCTCAAACTGCCTGTGTCGGCCAAACGTAAAGCGGACATATtgatgtatttaattatttacgtTGCGACAGAGGAACATCACGCAGGATCGGTAGATCATGTGGAATCCCGCAGCATGGTGTTGACCAATCAGTATCTCTGTTTCATTGTGGAAGATTTGATTGACTACCCCATTCCAGATTTTGCCCGAGGACTTCCGAATTCTCCTAGATACAGAGTCACTAACACGGTGAAAGTCAGTCACCTGAAGCGAGTCTTGATGTTTAAAGACAATGAACACAAACTTAGTCTGATATTCTCTGACGAAGTAGATGAAATCAATGTGGATACGTCTTCAGATCATTTTAGTATGGAAAATAATTCTAGTGGCCGTCTTTCCCCTCCGGAGATAGAAACCACAGTCCTCATTCAGAGCCCCAGGGACATGAACAAATTCATGTTGCTTCTCAAAAACCAGTGGCGGGAAGTGCAAGATGGCGATGAGCTCGAGGTTCATGTTCTGTAA